In a genomic window of Salminus brasiliensis chromosome 12, fSalBra1.hap2, whole genome shotgun sequence:
- the LOC140574014 gene encoding proline-rich protein 29-like, which yields MAWTEPTELQFQSEDLSNIHIVQQPTPQPVTLLQQLPAAMASPVPSLRPGHIREDLVELMMMQNAQMHQVIMNNMTMSALSTFGYMRTPEQAGPPVAAEDNAEVYHHYYSYSPGLSHPVWMPPLTEPQIPQLQTFPSFQHPSDLLQTVHTQHRDRRAVPPPPPPSATGTVGADVPPATEFYEAERQHGKEETQN from the exons ATGGCGTGGACAGAGCCGACAGAGCTGCAGTTTCAGTCGGAGGATTTGTCAAACATCCATATCGTTCAACAGCCA ACTCCTCAGCCTGTAACACTTCTCCAGCAGCTGCCTGCAGCGATGGCTTCACCTGTGCCCTCTCTGCGCCCAGGACACATCAGAGAGG ACCTTGTAGAGCTGATGATGATGCAGAATGCACAGATGCACCAGGTCATCATGAACAACATGACCATGTCTGCTCTCAGTACATTCGGCTACATGCGTACGCCCGAG CAAGCAGGTCCACCTGTAGCAGCTGAGGACAATGCAGAGGtgtaccatcactactactcaTACAGCCCTGGCTTATCTCACCCTGTGTGGATGCCTCCATTGACTGAGCCTCAAATCCCTCAGCTCCAGACCTTCCCGAGCTTTCAGCATCCCTCTGACCTTCTACAAACTGTccacacacagcacagagacag GAGAGCTgtaccacctccaccacctcccaGTGCAACTGGAACGGTTGGAGCTGATGTCCCTCCTgctacag AGTTTTATGAAGCCGAGAGGCAACATGGAAAAGAAGAGACACAGAACTGA